The sequence ccagtttcaactgttctgcctgtggctatggaaccctgacctgttcaccggatgttctacctgttccagacctgctgttttcaactctctagagacagcaggagcagtagagatacattgaatgatcagctatgaaaagccaactgacatttactcctgaggtgctgacctgttgcaccctcaacaaccactgtgattattaccaccctgcataccactgctggcttgcttctgaagctaagcaggattggtcctggtcagtccctggatgggagaccagatgctgctggaagtggtgttggagggccagtaggaggcactctttcctctggtctaataaaTATCCCAATTCCCTAGGGCAGTGATtcccctgtgtagggtgctgtcttttggatgggacgttaaacgggtgtcctgactctctgaggtcattaaagatcccatggcacttttcgtaagagtaggggtgttaaccctggtgtcctggctaaattcccaatctggccctcaaactgtcacagtcacctaataatccccagtttacaattggatcattcatccccctcctctcccctgtaactattccccaggttgttgctgcaaatgagaatgtgttctcagtgaacttacctggtaaaataaaatagaTAAAATAAtgatttgaccctgctggtcatctatgaacatttgaacatcttggccaagttctgttataatctccacctggcacagccagaagaggactggctacccctcagagcctgtcttcttcctaggttctggagtttttcctagccaccgtatttctacacctgcattgtttggggttttaggctgggtttctgaacagcactttgagatatcagctgatgtaagaagggctttataaatacatttgatttgatttatagttGGACAAAGCAAATGGCTATAATAAGCCTACATACAGAGTGTAATTTGCAAATACAACAGTCAAAATGTCTAATATAAGGCCTTCAGTCCGTGCTCCCAAATACTGAAAAGTGCAATTTATTAAATTACATGATCACCACAGTAGCCCCACACAGCTATACAAATACATTATGCAATTATATGGCCATTAAATAACACACAACAGCATGGCATATTTAGATAGTGGAATAGGCCTAAATCATATTTACTTTCTATTTTGCAGTTCAGGTGGTCATTTTCTGAAAGGCCAAGCCTATACAATGGCATCTACTGGAATAATGTTTTAGACTTATTTTGGAAATTCAACCGGAATCTGCAAAGCATCTCTAACATCAGAGCTAGAGTTGCTTGATCGACTAGCTACGTTTCGACGAGCTACATTCGGTTCATGTCCTTTGCAGATGCCACATTCCTGACAAAGGTTTGTACGTTTAAAAAAGATCTGTAACCGAGTAAAGGGAGACGTAAAGTAAGAATTGAACGTGTAAATGTTCATTCATAGTGGTAACATAGGGGTTTGTAAGTTTACAGATCTAATTGAACGTGTAAATGTTCATTCACAGTAGTAACATAGGGGTTTGTAAGTTTACAGATCTAATTGAACGTGTAAATGTTAattcatagtagtaacatagggGTTTGTAAGTTTACAGATCTAATTGAACGTGTAAATGTTCATTCATAGTGGTAACATAGGGGTTTGTAAGTTTACAGATCTAATTGAACGTGTAAATGTTCATTCACAGTAGTAACATAGGGGTTTGTAAGTTTACAGATCTAATTGAACGTGTAAATGTTAattcatagtagtaacatagggGTTTGTAAGTTTACAGATCTAATTGAACGTGTAAATGTTCattcatagtagtaacatagggGTTTGTAAGTTTACAGATCTAATTGAACGTGTAAATGTTCattcatagtagtaacatagggGTTTGTAAGTTTACAGATCTAATTGAACGTGTAAATGTTCattcatagtagtaacatagggGTTTGTAAGTTTACAGATCTAATTGAACGTGTAAATGTTCattcatagtagtaacatagggGTTTGTAAGTTTACAGATCTAATTGAACGTGTAAATGTTCattcatagtagtaacatagggGTTTGTAAGTTTACAGATCTAATTGAACGGTTACGTTTCATGTTTCACACATGGCTTTTCCTACGATCCTAACAATTTACGTATGGATTTGATTACGATCCTAACGAGACGTATGTTCAACCTTTTGGCAGATATCTGGCTCCATATATCTGGTCCAAaggagtatgacattgttgccgcccataGCATTGAAGAGAAGCCAGCAAGCGTCAGGCCTCCcttgacaacaaaaaaaagttttaaaacatGTACCAATCAGCGTTGCGCTAAACTgagcgagctcaactgtgaatggccCTGGCACACAAAAAGAAAattgtcaagggaagccagcttGAATTTTGGAGTCACTCCTGTCAAATCCCATTGACCTGCATATGTCATTGacagatagggatttggacttctggttttacttaattctccatactggccaatgattttTATGATTTATTCATACATTgttgtagaaggctaatgtttaCTACCTAACGTTGCCCATGAATGTAAGTTAGGCTTccaagcaagcattttagccaatTAGGCTAGGACAACCGAAAATAAAAGCTTGTGCTGTATGAAAGAGTGATAGACCGTTTcgacaacatgaaagagaggaggatggcattggcgtttctctacaagtagggtgacgCCTTGATCACACCGACAGCATTTTTTGGTACACcaaaagtacattcatttccaatcgTATGcagcgtttgccttgcagcactGCGTTGCAGAGGTAGTTGCAGTGCATTCTGGGTGGTGCATGCATTGGATTTATCCAACGTATGCTTCAAACTGTATGtgtagacggcttgacagaaatggtagcagaaggtgaatgttgaacttttgttgcacacatatccagatgatgctgcaaaCCATTTTGTGTAATGATGCCGTCGGTGTGATCATGGCGTGACACGTGATACAGACTACCTCGCCAGACTGGTGCAATGGGTGGGTTGAGTTGCACTTGGTTTAGGACTAAGCGGAATGGTCCCAAACAACTAAACTGTACTCACCTGCCAAACAACTAAACTGTACTCACCTGCCAAACAACTAAACTGTACTCACCTGCCAAACAACTAAACTGTAATCACCCGGCATGCTATAAATCCTGAATTAAGTGCAGCCTACACCTCCAGCCCACGGATAAAATCATTGAAACCCCGCGCACACCCATCATTTGAATTTGTAGGAAGCAGCATGAGAGAAGATAGCTCTCAAAGTGAATCTGATTTTGTGGAAGATAAAACAAGGAGCAAGTTTAAGGTAAGAATATTCAAAAAGCCTACTGATTTATTGCAGACAAATGATGATGAATTTTCCCCCACATTTGGCCCTCCTTGGATTTGGCAAAAAGATATCAGAACTCACGGAGGCATTTTCCTGGATTCAAATGTTATCTTTGAATAATTGTATTAAGCCTATAGGCATAGGGCTATATATTTCAACGGCAGACCAGTGGGTATTCGATGGTCATGAAATCACCTTTGTTGACGAAACCAGAACAAAGCCTTCATTAGGCTACTGTGCAGCATTGTGCAATTACAATGCAAGGCGTCAGGAAAAATGTACTTGTACtaaaggttgtactgattataatgAGCTCATGCCTATACACTCACAGCTGTTTTATTAAGACCTATTCTACATGGCACGCTATTATTAGTTTATTATTGATCTCTTCACAGGTGTTGAGGATTCTGTGACACCCAACAGATACCCCTGCTATCCCCCAAAATGATTATCTTCAGGCATAGAAAAGGCCGTCTTATCACCGTTCTACTCTGCCTCACTATCTTTGTGTTACATACTGGACACACTGGGCAGCTATTCTCCAAGTCACTTGTTGATTTGGCAAAAATTGCCCTTCAGCTGCTGGGCGGGAAAATCTTTCCAAGTCATTGTGCATGTATCAAATGTATGACTCAGCCGGATGATGACCTCTGGTTTCAGAAGCGCTTCATCAGGTCTATCAAACCATTTCTGACCAGAGAGAACAAGAAACTTAATGAAGATACCAGAGCATGGTGGCGggtaattattatatatattttgttagaTCAACTGTTCTTTAAAATGATACCTTACCAAAATGGCAGAATTAACAGAATTGGACAAATAAAAGCATTGTCACCGCACGTCCATAGAAGGGTACCTTGAGGGGAAACAACCCCTTAACCTTTTCCCCTGTGAGTTCCAAATGTCTCTAATGGTCAGCACAGCGTGAGTTGTTTTATGCatgtgatgtcagaatgcactcactgttccaaaatgtgactGTTACGTGACAGGACTGTTAACACGcactgcctgctaattatctataggctgtTTCAAGTAAAATACTTGTACTAAAGGTTGTACCGATTATAATGAGCTAATGCTATAATGCTATGGTTCTATGCATTCTGTCAGATCATAGATGTTATAATGAGGTGAAGGAATGATTCACTCATCTTTTGAGTAAACTTCCAGAAGCGAATGAAGGGAAGTGAAGGATAGTAGATgacacacccccttcaacatgcatactgcaAACAGAACAAACTCATCTAGTCTCCTCTTATTATCTTTGGTTGATGTGAAAAAACAAACATGGCGGCATGCATAAACTACACATCGTCGGATTACTTTCgatttctagaaagtgttttactcaattattttgaTCAATGGTGAGCTCGCCTGTGATGTGACAAATTataaatagtaattgctattagctcaTTCATATTGTGGTTTCTGTAGTACAGCAATCTTTCCTCAGCTAGTGCTAGAACTAATGTAGCATAGAATGTCCGGTTTGGAAGATTGTGCGGGaacttgctttcattcagccacaacagcattagtgaggtcaggatCTGGTGTtaggcaattaggcctggctcgcaatcagcgttccaattcatcccaaaggtgttcgatggggttgaggtcagggctatgtgcaggcagtcaagttctttcacactgatcttgacaaaccatttctgtacggacctcactttgtgcatgtgggcattgtcatgctgaaacaggaaagggccttacccaaactgttgccacaaacgtggaagcacagaattgtctagaatgtcattgtatgctgtagtgttaagatttcccttcactggaagtaagaggtctgaaccatgaaaaacagccccagaccattattcctccgccaccaaactttacagttggcactatgaagTCGCGGAGGTAGCattctggcatccgccaaacccagattcgtcagtcggactgccagatggtggtCCACGATtcctcactccagagaacgcatttccactactccagagtccaatgacggcaagctttacactaatccagccgacgcttggcattgtgcatagGGATCTTAGGCTCGTGTTCAGCTGCTCGGCTAAGGAAATGcaattcatgaagctcccgaaagAACAGTTCTTGCGCTGACGTTACTTCCAGAGAAAGtttgtagtgagtgttgcaaccaaggacagaagaagtcccattctgtgagcttggcctaccactttgcggctgagctgttgttgctcctagacatttccacatcaaaataacagcacttacagttgaccgaggaagttctagcagggcagaaatttggcgAACTGATTTGACGAATTTGACGAACTGACCCTACGACAGGGCCACGTTGAAAGGCACTGAAATCTTcaggaaggccattctactgccactgtttgtctatggatattgcatggctgtgtacttgactttatacacctgtcagcaacgggtgtggcgaaatagccaaatccactaatttaaaggggtgtccacacatacagtgcattcggggataaatattcagaccccttgactttttacacattttgttacgtttcagccttaatctaaaatggattacataaaaCATATtcctcatcaatgtacacacaatacctcataatgacaaagcgaaaacaggtgcatcctgtttccatgaatcatccttgagatgtttctataacttgattggagtccacctgtggaaaatgcaattgattggacatgatttggaaaggcacacacctgtctatataaaaggtactacagtttacagtgcatgtcagaagcaaaaccaagccatgaggtcgaaggaattgttcgtagagctcagagacaggattgtgttaatgcaccgatctggggaagggaaccacaacatttcttcagcattgaaggtcctcaagaacacagtggcctccatcattcttaaatggaagaagttcagaaccaccaagactcttcccagagctggccgcctggcaaaattgagcaatcgggggagaagggccttggtcagggaggtgaccaaaaaccagatggtcactaagacagagctctagagctcccctgtggagatgggagaaacttccagaaggacaaccatctctgtagcacacaaccaatcaagcctttatggtagagtagccagacggaagccactcatcagtaaaaggcacatgacagcctgctttgagtttgccaaatagcacctaaaggactctcaaaccatgagaaacaaaattatctggtctcatgaaaccaagattaaactctgtTGCCTGAATGCCAgtcgtcacatctggaggaaaccttgcaccatccctacggtgaagcatggtgttggcagcatcatgctgtggggatggttttcagtggcagggactgggagactagtcaagatcgagggaaagatgaacacaGCAAAGTAcaggagagatccttgatgaaaacctgctccagaggattaaggacctcagactggggtgaaggttcaccttccaacaggacaacggccataagcacacagccaagacaacgcaggagtagctttgcacactcttggaattctctcaaccagcttcatgaggtagtcacctggaataatttaaattaacaggtgtgccttgttaaaagttaatttgtggaatttctttccttcttaatgggtttgagcgaaggaaaagtagccaacaagagctcagcatatgtgggaactccttcaagactgttggaaaagcattacaggtaaagctggttgagagaatgccaagagtgtgcaaagctgtcatcaaggcaaagggtagctatttgaagaatctcaaatataaaaacatattttgatttgtttaacacttttttggttactgcatgattccatatgtgttatttcatagtttgatgaaGACAGcgtggctgtcgaaacgttggtaattaaatgtttgcatctgagctcctagagtgtgcggctctcttttattttcaagtttctactccgctagccagcacctcgtcttaataggtgtgcgtttctttttcttctagattaTTTAATACTTTTAAcatcgtcactattattctacaattgagAAAAAagcaaaaataaattaaaacccttgaatgagtaggtgttctaaaaacttttgaccggtagtgtacacacatgtgtgtttgtgtttgtgtgtttgtgtgtgtgtgtgtgtgtgtgtgtatatgtatgtatatatagcaAGACTAGTGATATCCAGGGAAAGtgtacatttttggggggtgacAGAGAGGTTTCTGTGAAAATTACTGGAGGGGGTTGTTTAACCCCAAGACACCCTAACCTAGATACACAGACCTACAAAGCAACAATATATACTATCCTATGtcataaaataaaacaaaaacaaattggAAAAGTGACCTGTGGTGGGTAATTTATTATTCAAAACTTCATTACAGTATCCTACCCCATTTCTAACAAACAACTGGTCAACTGTGCAGAAACAGTAGTGTCCTTTGTAAGATTAGCCAATTAACGTTCCTGTTGGTCAATGAATGCGCCAAACTACCACTATACTGTCGTGAatggcagggcagggcagggaggCGAACCCAGGTCGCTGATGtgaaagacaaacacacatatactcaTCGCAACAATTGGGTTAACCCAGTTGTAACGTAGCTCATATAGTGTGGATCACTACAATACATTCAAATGTCAAAACATGCCTATTGTTTTCTCAGGTTAAAGAACCTCCAATAGCTTAATGTAGTCGcgtgtttttatttgtattttcatATTGAGGTGTTCATATGTGGGAGTTGTTTTCAGAATGAACTCTTATTGGATGTTTTAGGCTGCAGTTTAAAAGCACGGTCACGGACAACTGTTTGCTATTGTCATCAACAATAACTTCAGTGTAAAGAGCAGGTGGCTGGATTCAATACTTATGTGTTTTTATTGACATATTACGTTAATTTGGACAGAGACAATGTTGAACAAAAACAGTCTCATTATCCTGATCCATTGCACCAGATTTAGCCAACAGCTCATTTCCATTTGCAGTCCCTGGCCAGTTGAAAACGTAAACATGAAACCATGAAATACAATCAGATATCACTTCAGTGTGAGGGTTTTCTCTGATGCTATGGTGTGTGATTTGCATTGTGCAGTTTTTGGTGTCTGTTGTGTGTTTTATGTAGGCTATTGGCTGGTGGAATCAAATAAAGTACTATCTTACCTTATCACCAGAAATTGCAGGATGACCGTAGCACAGCCACCTTCGGAGAGGTGGTGGAACACTTGTTCCAGGTCATCCCTGATGACGACCTCTACATGGACGCAGGCCCTGAGAGCTGTAGGACCTGTGCTGTGGTGGGGAACTCTGGGAACCTCAAGGGCTCCCACTACGGAGCCCTCATAGACTCCGATGATGTCATCATAAGGTATAGGCCAACGAAGGGTGGGGTGTTGATAGACCTTCCACAACGTTTGTTTcagcatgggcagtgccattgaggaCTCAGCAGGAGGGGTTCGCTATCCCTCCTACCTCCAAATGTgtacttgttcacttccctttaatgatttgaaaggaaatgactAGATAGGAAATATGGTGGAAATTCCCACTAGCCCATGcctccaccaatccaatgcttttggATTTGTGAGAagtagtgaacaagtgcacactccAGGAAAAAGGAGAAAACATTCTTTAGCTGGGGGTGGCAATAAACCACCAACCTTGGCTTTATGCCTGTTCAGACCGCAACACTCAAGGTAAGCaccatttcagtttgtttacTGACTGCCAATAAACCATTAGAAGTAGAATAAGAAGAAATCAACTACTTTAAAACAGAGATAGCCCTCAAAGACGCTACCAATGCTGTCACTATGTGTTTTGAATTCAAGTGCTTTGCAATATTGTTGTCATGATATGGGTCActgcttttttttttactgcGTTATCCAGAATGAACATGGCTCCTACCTTTAGCTATGAGGAGGATGTAGGAAGCCGGACCACACATCAAGTCATGTACCCAGAGAGTGCTATAGATCTGGACAACACCACCAGGTTCCTGCTGATCCCTTTCAAGACTCTGGACCTTCAGTGGCTACCCGGCGCCATCACCGATGGATCGAACATCACTTAGTGAGTAACCACTTATTATAGATTCAATTTGGATTAGTCTAGCAGTTTGTTACACCATGCATTTTAATAAGATTACGTAGCACCTCGGGATGAAATCTGTCTTATTTTATTCAACAGCTCATATTTACCTCTTAGACCAAAGATAAAGGCCAACAAAGACTTGGTGAGTACCTTGTTGAtcatattattatcatcatctagtggccttgtggttagtgtccGCCCTCAGATTGGAAGGTTGGAAGTTCAAACCTCGGCAGAGTCATACCGAAGACAAAAAAAATGGGACCCAGTGcgtctctgcttggcactcagctTTAACGAGATAGATTGAGGATAAGGCCCTGCGATAGACTAGCATCATGTCAAGGGGTgatacttgtacatcaagctgccgcaccttacagaaacaggatataggCTCCTGCTCCTATAGCCATTCCAGTGTCAGCCTACTTACTTTACTACAAAACatctacagagtcaatgatatctaataaattatatttttatattttggaCACTATGATACACTTGTAATGCTTGTAATTGAGGATCTGTGTTAGGTATGGGCAGAGCCATCTACTACGATAAATAACtctacatatatacatacatttaaataaatcTAATATGGTTCGTGGTATGGGTGGTTTCCTAACAAAAAAGGCAGTGAGGTCAGAAATGATTTGGATTGGTATTTGCCTAAAGGCAAATGTGTCATTAATAGTCATGACCTGGCTCATAGTTTGAGACTGCATCAGAATGTACGAACAGTGCATCATGCCATCTACTCTCCGACAATATCAAATCTGACAGTGTAAGTTCTCAAATTTGATGTATCACAAGTCATCATTCCTCTTTTTCTAATTGAATCACATTGATATATACATGTTATGTATATTATATTCCCCACAGGTCTTGGTTCTTAATCCTGCATTTATGAAATATGTTCATCAAGTCTGGCTTGACTATGAAGGCAAATACCCCTCTACTGGATTCATGGCTTTAATATTAGCCATACACATTTGTGACGAGGTAAGACTTCTTATACATATCCAAATACATGCACTGCTAGGAATGTGGATATGAGTGTACTTTCTCAGCAAGACACACTGGATAATAAAGAAATGACACACAATACACACTGTATACTACACACAATGGGAGTATAGAGGAACAACACTGACATTTAATGGCTTTAAGTAGAGCTGGGTGATATGGCCTAACAATTTCAAATGTATGGGtgattcacacattcacacacacacacacacacacacacacacacacacacacacacacacacacacacacacacacacacacacacacacacacacacacacacacacacacacacacacacacacacacacacacacacacacacacacacacacacacacacacacacacacactcaaaagtttggacacacctcattcaatttttttgttatttttactattttatacattgtagaataatagtgaagacatcacaagtatgaaatagcacatatggaatcatgtactaaaagtgcaaaacaaataaaaatatattttatatttcagattcttcaaagtagcccccctTTGCATGGATAACAGCTttacacacacttggcattctgtcaaccagcttcatgagttagtcacccagaacacattttaattaacaggttagccttgttaaaagttcatttgtggaagtTCTTTCcctcttaatgcatttgagccaatcagttgtgttgtgacaaggtaggattgATATTCAGAAGAtggtcttttacaaaatagggctaagtccatattatgtcaagaacagctcaaataagcaaagagaaatgacagtccatcattactttaagatatgaaggtaagtcaatctggaaaatgtcaagaacattGCAAGTTTCATCAAATGCAGTCGCAAacaccatcaagagctatgattaaagtggctctcatgaagaccgccacaggaaaggaagacccagagttacctctgctgcaaaggataagttcattagagttgccagcctcagattgcatcccaaataaatgcttcacagagttcaagtaacaaacacatctcaacatcaactgttcagaggagattgacatgaatcaggccttcatgatcgaattgctgcaaagaaaccactacaaaagtacactaataagaagaagagacttgcttgggccaagaaacatgagcaatggacattagaccggtggaaatctgtcctttggaatGATGAGTCAaaattagagatttttggttccaaccccaatgtctttatgagacgcagagtaggtgaacagattatctccacatgtgtggttcccaccatgaagcattttttttttagaattcaaggcacacataaccagcatggctaccacagcgatacgctgtcccatctggtttgggcttggtgggactatcatttgtttttcaacaggacaatgacccaacacacctccaggctgtgtaagggctatttaaccaaggaggggtgtgatggagtgctgcatcatatgacctggcctccacaatcacccgacctcaagccaattgagatggtttggggtgagttggactgcagagtgaaggaaaagcagtcaacaagtgctcagcatatgtgggaactccttcaagactgttggaaaagcattcaaggtgactacctcattaaggtggttaagagaatgccaagagtgtgcaatttTTTTTGTTCTTCTCTAAATAAGCTATTTTGTACAATTAAAGCTAaaatacactgcatttcaaacaaACAGCAATAAGGCTAAATATAGGCTAAATATAAGCCTCCCATAACATGAGACCCACTAATCATTTAATTATTTCATGAAAATAGTTTAACCTATTTTTTTTCCTATCTCGCTTTCAAGACTGTCTATCAAAATGACCTTTTTGTTTCAAATTGAACCAGATCCATGCATACtgcacattcactaataatgacaCACTTCCTGTAGCAGGCATTATAGAAAATGAACACAGGTCTCCTAAACAATCTCTCAACCACAAGCCCACGTGCTAGTTGTAGCCAGCTACatatttaaagtggaactgacagtgttaactactttgcagatatgaaacaaacagtcAAATATACAATTCCCAGTTTATACTAGAAAAACAACTTTGTAAGAGGTTTAAAAATAGGTCATACTTAACTAAAAATCCCATGTGCAGagtaaggcattgttggcagttcaatgcatgactaatattgttatgcaggtgaaggaggacccaaacgcgacttaacagaaacagagtttattaatgctcaaaaccgaataactgaaatcctctagatagtagaggggaaaacaactggagaagcggccacagactgcaggtcgcttcgggtaggcgtaggccgtagtcaactgagacacctgctcacacgcagcgtctgaagaaggcacaaaacacgacaggacagggtgatacacaatcacggcaaaaaacacgacaggacagggcgaaacgcaattacagcatggaatacaaaacaaggaaccgatggaacaggaacggatcacaaaggaataaatagggagtctaatcaggggaaaggatcgggaacaggtgtgggaagactaaatgatgattaggggaataggaacagctgggagcaggaacggaacgacagagagaagagagagcgagagagtgaaaggggaggggagagagagggatagaaccaaacaagaccagcagagggaaacgaatagcatggggagcacagggacaagacatgacaataaatgacaaacat comes from Oncorhynchus gorbuscha isolate QuinsamMale2020 ecotype Even-year linkage group LG24, OgorEven_v1.0, whole genome shotgun sequence and encodes:
- the LOC124012050 gene encoding CMP-N-acetylneuraminate-beta-galactosamide-alpha-2,3-sialyltransferase 1-like, yielding MIIFRHRKGRLITVLLCLTIFVLHTGHTGQLFSKSLVDLAKIALQLLGGKIFPSHCACIKCMTQPDDDLWFQKRFIRSIKPFLTRENKKLNEDTRAWWRKLQDDRSTATFGEVVEHLFQVIPDDDLYMDAGPESCRTCAVVGNSGNLKGSHYGALIDSDDVIIRMNMAPTFSYEEDVGSRTTHQVMYPESAIDLDNTTRFLLIPFKTLDLQWLPGAITDGSNITYSYLPLRPKIKANKDLVLVLNPAFMKYVHQVWLDYEGKYPSTGFMALILAIHICDEVNVYGFGKDKDGHWHHYWEALTNKWLKTGIHDGNYEYSVVMKLSEKFKLQIY